A window of Streptomyces sp. NBC_01224 genomic DNA:
ATGCCCAGCGGGATGGCCAGCACGAGGCCGAGAATCGCCGACAGGGCGGTGAGGAGCAGGGTCTTGGCCAGCCGCTCGGTGATGAGCTGGGAGACCGGCTCATTGAGGGTGTACGAGGTTCCGAGGTCGCCGTGCAGCAGCTGGTTCAGGTAGTAGAAGTACTGCACGGGAAGTGGCTTGTCGAGGCCCTGCTCGTGGTTGAAGGACGTGATCTGCTGCGCCGTGGCCTGCGGGCCGAGGATCCCGCGAGCGGGACCCCCGGGCAGGGCGTGCAGCAGACCGAAGACCACGATCGTCACGATGACGATCACCACGACGGCTTGGAGGACCCGCCTGATCAGGTACGAGGAAGTGCTCATGTGTTTTCCGGTCGCTTCGGCTCAGTGGTACGCGGGGTCACCGGCCGGGCTCACTTGGTCGTCCACTTCCACATGGCGGGGTGGAAGTTGGCGAGCGAGTCCTGGGCGAAGCCGCCAAGGCTCTTCTTGACCACGGAGACCTGGTAGTCCGGCTCCGGCAGCCAGATGACCGGGAGGTCCTTGGCCAGGGCCGCGCTGTACTTCTGCACCGCCTCGTCGGAGGAGGAGGTGGTGGTCTGGGTGACCAGCTTGTCCACGGCGGGGTTGGAGTAGCTGCCGAAGTTGGAGCCGCCGCCGGTGGCGAAGAGCGAGTCACCGCTCGGGTAGGCCGGGAAGTACCAGCTGCCCGCGGTGCCGAAGAACGACAGCTGCCACTTGCAGCTGTCCTGGTCGGCCTTGCACTGGCCGGCCTGCGAGAGGACCGAGTTGACCGGGGCGGTCTTGATGGTGAAGTCGATGCCGGTCTTTGCGAACGACGACTGCAGGGCGCTCATCATGTTGTCGGTCACGGTCGAACCGGACTGCGAGAGCACCTGCATCCGGAACTTGGTGCCCTTGTCCACGCCGGCGCCGCACTGGTTGTCGCCGGTGCCCGGCGCGGTGCACACCATGGTGCCGTTCTGCTCGGTCCAGCCGTGGCCGGTCAGCAGCTGCTTCGCCTTGGCGGTGGAGAACGGGTACGGGTTGTTCTTCTGCTCCGGCGAGACGAAGGACGAGCTCTGGCCCTGCGGGATCGGGCCGTAGGTGGAGACCGCGGTGCCGTTGAAGACGACCTTGGAGAGGGTGGTCTGATCCACCGACATCTGGATCGCCTGGCGGGCGTAGAGCTGCTTGAACACAGCGCCCATGGCGGGGTTGTTGAAGTTGTAGGGCATGTACGTGATGGCCCAGCCGGACCACGGCTTCACCGTGTAGCCCTTGGCGGTGAAGGACGACTCCTGGCTGAGGTTGGTCGCGTTGATGTAGCCGTAGTCGACCGTGCCTGCCCGGAGCGCGTTCTCCTCGGCGTCCGTGGTGGTGAACGGCAGCAGGTTCACGGTCTTGATGTTGGCCTTGCCCCCGCCGTCGTACTTGGCGTTGGCCGTCAGCTGGACCTTGCCGGCCGTGGAGAACGACTTGATGGTGTACGGGCCGCTGACCGTCTTCCAGAGCGGGTCGGTGGCGTAACCGGAGATCTTCTTGGCGGCGTCGTTCAGGTACGCCCAGACCTTCTTGGCGTCCGCGGCGGTGCGGTCGAGGTCCGACACGCTGCCCGAGTCGCTGGTCTTGTCCCAGACGTGCTGCGGCATCGGGCGGATCATGCTCAACTCGTTGGCGAGCATCCACTGCTGGTTGTACGCCTGGTCGAAGGTGATGGTGAAGTGCGTGTCGTCGACGACCTTCAGCGAGGTCCAGTTGTCCGGCGCCTTGCCCGGGCTGTAGCTGGCCCAGTCGGCCTTGTTGGCCTTGACCAGGTTGAACCAGAACTCCACGTCGCGGGAGGTGATCTGCTTGCCGTCGCTCCAGTGCCGGTCGCCGAGCGTGATCGTGACGCTCTTGCTGTCCTTGGCGAAGTCGGCGGCGGTGGCGAGCGAGTTGTCCTTGTTCCAGCCGACCTTGCCGGTGGAGCCGTCGTACGCGATCAGCGGCTCCCAGAGGGACTGGGATATGGAGGAGTTGTTGGTGTTCAGGTGCGCCGCGGTGCCGACCGGGAGGATCCAGTTCGGCGTGAAGTTCGCCGGCAGCGCGTAGTTGATGGTGTCCGACGAGCCGGAGGCGGACGACGAGGTGCCGCCCCCGGAACAACCGGTCAGCAGAGCACCCGCGGTGACAGCGGCGCCCGCGACAAGGGCCCAGCGGCGGCTGTTCGCCGTGTGAGCAAGGAACATGACTCTCCTCAGAGTGAAAGGACCCGTATGCCCGGGACCGGCACTGCGTTCACGACAGCTAACGCCGGACACGCCGAAGAAACAAACAAGAATTAGTAAAAAGTAAGTTACTGCACCTACGAAAAAAGCCCTCTCGCCTCGATCACCCCTCTCCGTTGGGGGTATTTGGGTGGATTGAATGGGTTTCAGGTAGGGCCTACTTCCTTCGCGAAGCTGTTCCCCCGCGCCGAGCGCGGGCGTATTGTCTTCGCCACACCCACCGTTGCGGAAGTTACTTCGTACATGACTGAAATAAGTGCATGGGACCGCAGGGCCGCAAAAGGCACGCCGGCCCTCGCCGCGCGGGTCCTGGAACTCGTCGCATCGGGCCAGGCCTCGTCACGCGCCGAACTCGCCGGACTGCTGGGGGCCGCCGCCTCCACCATCTCTCTCACCGTGGCCCATCTGGTGGAGCGCGGGCTGATCGCCGAGGAGGGCACCCAGTCCTCCACCGGCGGGCGCCCCCGCAAAGTACTGAGACTGGGGAGCAACGACGAGTTCGCGGTCGCCGCCGACCTCGGCGGCCGGCACGCCCGGATCGGTGTGGTGCTGCCCGGCGGCGGTCTGACCGATGTCTCGACCGTCCCCTTCGTGATCGCCGACGGCCCCGAGGCGGCTCTGCCCCGGCTCGCCGAGACCCTGGAGGCGCTGGCCGAGCAGCGCGGCCGCGGCCGGCTGCGCGGGGTCGGGCTCTCGCTGCCCGGACCGGTGGACATCGCGTCGGGGTCGGTCGTCCTGCCGTCGCGGATGCCGGGCTGGAACCGTTTTCCGGTCACCGCCTGGCTGGAGGAACGCTTCGGCGTCCCGGCCGCCGTGGACAACGACGCCAACTGCATGGCGATCGGCGAGCACACCGTACGGCCCGCCGAGCACCGGCAGACGATCATGGTGAAGATCGGCTCCGCGATCGGCGCCGGCGTCATCGTCGACGGACGCCTCTACCGGGGCGGAACCGGCGCGGCCGGTGACATCACCCACATCCGGATCGACGCCGGCGCCGACATCCCCTGCTCCTGCGGCAACACCGGCTGCCTGGAAACCGTGGCGTCCGGCGCCGCCCTGGTCCGCATCCTGCGCGAGCGCGGGGCCGACGTCAGCAGCCCCGAGGACGTGGCCCGACTCGCCATCGACGCAGACCCGTTGGCCACCCGCGCGGTCCGCAGGGCCGGCGACTACCTCGGCCAGGTGCTCGCCGCCAACGTCAACTTCTTCAATCCCGACGCCGTCTACCTCGGCGGCATCCTCTCCACCCTGGAACCGTTCGTCGCCGCCGTGCGCAGCCAGCTCTACGAGAGCTGCCACCCGCTCGTCACCGAACACCTCACCATCGAGCGGGCCAGCCTCGGCGCCGACGCCGGACTGGTCGGCGCCGGTCAGTTCGCCCTGCAGCGCGCCCTGACCCGCGCCCTGAGCGAGGTCGGCGCCGCCGACCAATTCCGCGCCCCAGCGCCCCGTCACGTCTGACGCCCCACCCCTACGAGGAGCCATGTCGCAATCCCGCACCGCCGCAGCCCGCCCGGTCATAGCCATCGCCGGACTCGGCATCGAGTCGTCCACCTTCTCTCCCGCCCGCACCCAGGCCCCCGCCTTCCACCCCTCGCGCGGCGCCGAAGTACTGGACCGCTACCCCTTCCTGGCCCCCGGTGAGGAACTGCGCGAGGCGGCCGACTGGCACGGCGCCCTGGTCGGCAAGTCGCTGCCGGGTGGCACCGTCACCGCCGCCGCCTGGGCCGAGCTGACCGACGAGCTGATCGAACGGCTCGCCGCGCTGCCCCGGCCGGACGGCCTCTGGTACGACATCCACGGCGCGATGACCGTGGAGGGCATCGACGACGCCGAGGCGGTGCTGCTGGAGCGCATCCGCGCCACCGTCGGCCCCGACGTGATCATCTCCACCTCGATGGACCTGCACGGCAACGTCTCCCGCGAACTCGCCCACGGCAGCGACCTGATCACCTGCTACCGGATGGCCCCGCACGAGGACCACATGGAGACCAAGGAGCGGGCCGTCCGCAACCTGGTGGACCTGCTGGCCTCCGGCGCGCCCCGCCCGGTCAAGGCCTGGGTGCCGGTGCCGGTGCTGCTGGCCGGCGAGCAGACCTCCACCCGGATCGAGCCGGCCAGGAGCGTGTACGCGGCCGTTGACGAGGTCGAGGCCATGGACGGCGTGATCGACGCCGCGATATGGGTCGGCTACGCCTGGGCCGACGAACCGCGCAACCGCGCCGTGGTGGTGGTCACCGGCACCGACCGGGCCGCCGTCTCGGCCGGTGCCGAGCGCCTGGCCCAGGGCTTCTGGAAGGCCCGCGACGACTTCGACTTCGTCGCCCCGACCGGCACCTTCGACGGCATCCTGGACGAGGCCCTGGACTCCGACCAGCGCCCGTACTTCATCAGCGACACCGGGGACAACCCGACCGCCGGGGGCGCCGGCGACATGACCTGGGGCCTGACCCGGCTGCTGGCCCGCCCGGAGTTCCAGAAGGACGACGGTCCGACCGTCATCTACGCCTCGGTGCCGGGACCGGCCGCCGTCGAGACCGCCGTTGCCGCGGGTGTCGGCGCCACCGTCACGGTCACCGCCGGCGCCGAGGTGGACGACCGGCACGCGGGCCCGGTCACCCTGACCGGCACGGTGCACGCCATCCGGCACGGCGACCGCGACGCCCGGACCGAGGTCGTGATCCGGGTCGGCAGCGTGTACGCGATCCTCACCGGGCTCCGCAAGCCCTACCACCACGAGCACGACTTCACCGACCTGGACCTCGACCCGCGCGGCGCCGACATCGTGATCGTGAAGATCGGCTACCTGGAGCCCGAACTCTTCGACATGTCGGTCGGGTGGAAGATGGCGCTCACCCCCGGCGGTGTGGACCAGGACCTGGTACGCCTGGGCCACCACCGCATCCGCCGCCCGATGTTCCCCTTCGACCGCGAGATGGCCGACCCGGATCTGTCGGCCCGCATCATCTCCGCCTCCGACCAGCCGCTGACCGGGGACGACGAGTGACCGCGCGCCCCGCCCTGGAGATCGCCGTCACCTCACCGGCCGGCGCCCGGACCGCCCGGGAGCACGGCGCCGACCGGGTCGAACTCTGCGTCGCCCTGGAGCTGGGCGGCCTGACCCCGTCGGCAGCCCTGGTGGAGGCGGTCGCCGCGGAAGGGCTGCCGGTGCAGGTGCTGGTCAGGTGCCGGCCCGGCGACTTCGTCCATGACGCGGAGGAGATCGCGCTCATGGCCGCCGAGGTGCGGTCCGTCATCGCCTCCGGTGCCTCCGGCGTGGTGATCGGCGCGCTGACCGTCGACGGCACCCTGGACACCGTGGCGGTCGCCCGGCTCGCCGAAGCGGCCCGCGCCCCGGGCTGCCCGGTGGACATCACCCTGCACCGCGCCATCGACCAGTCCGCCGACCCGGTGGCCACCGCCGCACTGCTGCCTTCACTCGGTCTCACCCGGGTCCTCACCTCGGGCGGCGCTCCCGCCGCGGCCGACGGGCTGGCGACGATCGCCGCGATGGCCGCTGCCGCACCCGGGGTGCAGGTGATGGCCGGCGGCGGCGTGCGCCCCGCCGACATCCCGGCCCTGACCTCAGTCGGCGTCGCCGCTGTCCATCTCTCCGCCAAGGCGAGGGCGCTGCCCCGGCGCGGCGGCAAGTGGATACCGCTCGGCGCCGGGGGCGCGTCGGCCGAGCAGGACACCCACTTCGTCACCGACCCCGAGGTGGTGGCCGAGGCACGACGGGCGGTGGAGGCGGCGGGCTGACCCCGGACCGGGGCACGAGCCGGCGGTACCCGATGGACTCACCCTGCCCCCGTCTCGGCGGGGGCCCCACCACCATGCCCTCCTGCACCTCTGCCGCGGCGACATCCGCCCCGGTCAGCCGTACCAGGTCCGCCAGGAACGCCGGGTAAACCGGTAGCGACCGAGTCCCACCCGTTGACCAGCGACTCACCCGCCGCGGCGCATGCCGCGGCGACGGCAGCGGCCACCGCGATCCGGTGGTCACGACGGCTGTCCACGGTGCCGGGCCGCAGCCGGGCGCCGCCTTCGAGGACCATGCCGTCCTCGGTCTCCGTGGACAAGCCGCCGGGCCCGGAGTTCGACCACCCGGGCACGCCGGCCCGGCGGGCGGCGCTGCGGACGGTGGCCGAGCAGGCCTGGGCGACCGTCAACCAGGTGGTTCCGGCCTGGCTCATCGGCGGCGATGTCCCGGTCGTCCCGCTGGCCGGCGCCTCCTCGGTGGCGCAACTGGACGAGAGCCCGGCCGCGGTGGACCTGGAGCCGGCCACGGAGCAGCGGGCGGCGTTGGACGTGGCCCGCTGACGGCCCGGGACCGGACCCGCACCATGTACGTCACCACCATGCCGACGTGCGACGGTGTGTGTACCGACCCCGTGTGACGTGGGCTTCGGTCTCCTTACGGTGACGACCATGGAGACTCCTCAGAGCCCGGACCGCGGGCCCGCCCCGCAGGCCGCCCCGCCCACCGTCCCGCCACCTGCCGCCGGTCCCTCGCCGTCGCCCGCAGACCGGTTCCTCACCGGGCGTACCGCCCTGGTGACCGGTGCCGCGAGCGGTATCGGGCGGGCCTGCGCACAGGCCCTGGCCGCCGCGGGCGCCCATGTCCATGTGGTGGACAAGGCCGCCGACGCCGCCAAGGACCTGGCCGAGGCGATCGGCGGGACCGCATGGGTGGTTGATCTCTCCGTCCCCGACGCGGTGGACACGCTGCCCGCCGACGCGGACATCGTGGTCAACAACGCCGGGCTCCAGCATGTCGCCCCCGTGCACGAGTTCCCGCCGGACCGCTTCGCGCTGATCCAGCGTGTCATGGCGGAGGCCCCGTTCCGCATCTTGCGCCGGACCCTGCCGGGCATGTACGAACGCGGCTGGGGACGCGTGGTCAACATCTCGTCCGTGCACGGCCTGCGGGCCAGCCCCTACAAATCGGCCTATGTAATGGCAAAGCACGCACTGGAGGGACTCAGCAAGGTGGTCGCGCTCGAAGCGGCGGAGCACGGGGTGACGAGCAACTGTGTCAGCCCCGGGTACGTACGCACCCCCCTGGTCGAGAACCAGATCGCGGACCAGGCCCGTACGCACGGCATCACCGAGGAGGAGGTGGTGGGGCGGGTCATGCTGGAACGCAGCGCGATCAAGCGCCTGATCGAACCCGACGACGTCGCCGAGGCCGTGCTGTGGCTCTGCGGGCCGCGTACCGGGCACATCACCGGAACCTCGCTCTCCATGGACGGCGGCTGGACCGCCAACTGATCCCCCGACCCCTACGACCTGTACGACCGCTACGACCTCTACTACCTCTACGAACGATGGCCGCCCATGTCTGAACCGTCAGCCTCCGCCGCGCCCCATCTGCGGCGCCTCCTCGACCTGCTGGCCGACGACGCCCCCGCCGAGGCGCTGGGCGCCGTCTCCTCGCAGGCGCGGGCCGCCGGCGTGCCCGCGGGCGATCTGGCGGAGGTGGAGCGGGCCACCGCCACCGCCCTGCGGATCAGGGGCGCCCTGCGGCAGCACCGGCGCCGCGAGCTCCAGCTCACCGCGCTCTTCGACACCGCGGGCGACCTGGCCGCATCCCGCGACCTGGACGACGTGCTGAATGCGATCGTCCGCCGCGCCAGGATGCTGCTCGGCACGGACACGGCGTATCTCACGCTCCCCGACGAGGAGGCGGGGGACACCTATATGCGGGTCACCGACGGGTCGGTGTCGGTGCCCTTCCAGCGCCTGCGGCTTGAGCTGGGCGAAGGGCTCGGCGGTCTGGTGGCGCAGACCGCGAGCCCGTACGCGACCCCCGACTACCGCACCGACGACCGCTTCCACCACACCCGCAACATCGACTCCGCGGTGCTGGACGACGGGCTCGTAGCCATCCTGGGCGTGCCCCTGCTCCTCGGCTCCAGCCGCGGCGGCACGGGAAAGGTCATCGGCGTCCTCTTCGCGGCCGACCGTGCACCCCGCGTCTTCAGCCCCGACGAGGTCGCCCTGCTGTGCTCGCTCGCCGCACATGCCGCGATCGCCATCGACACCGCCCGCGCGCTCGCCGACACCCGGTCCGCGCTGGACGAACTGGCCGAGACCAACGCCGAGCTGGCCGAGGCCAATGCGGCCGTACGGGCCCACTCGGCGGCGATGCGGCGCGCCGAGGAGTCCCACGACCGGCTGACCGATCTGGTCCTGCGCGGCCGCGACGTCAAGGATGTCGCCGCGGCGGTCGCGGGGCTGCTGGACTCCCCGCTCACCATTCACGACCCGGGCGGGCGGCCCCTGGCGGCGGTCCGGCCCGACGGTGCGGACTTCGCCGCCGACAGCATGGACGCCGGGTGGCTGGCCGAGACCGCCGAGGAGTCCCGTACGGGTGCCCGCGCCGTGCACCGCGACGGCCGGTGGATCTGCGCGGTCCTTGCCGGACGGGAACTCCTGGCCGGTCTGGTCCTGCACCGGCGCGAACAGCTCGACGACTCCGACCGGCGGCTGTTCGAGCGGGCCTCGGTGGTCACCGGACTCCTTCTGCTGCTGCGGCGCACGGTCGCCGAGACCGAGAACCGGATCCGCGGAGAGCTGATCACCGACCTGCTGACCGAAGCGGACCGAGACCCGGCCGGGCTCGCCGAACGCGGCCGACGCCTCGGCATCGACCTCGACCGCCCACATCTGCTGCTGGTGGCCGAGGGCGGAGCCCGGGAGAGGCTGGCTCCTGCCGCGATGCGCTATCTGTTCGGCGGGGACATCCACGGGGTGAGCGCCGAACACGCGGGGAACGTGGTGCTGTTGATAGAGGCCGACGACCCCGGCCCGGCTGCCGGTGCCGCGGCACGCGCGGCGGCGGCCCAGCTCGGCCAGCTGATCCAGGCCCCCGTCACCGTCGCCGCCACCGGGCCGGCCCGCGGCGCCCGGGAGCTGGCCTCCGCATACGGGGAGGCCGCCCGCTGCCTGCGCGCCATGCGGGTCCTGGGGCGTGCGGGGGAAGGCGCGTGCGTCGACGAACTCGGCTTCCTGGGAGTGGTGTTGGGCAACGCCCAGGACGTCGACGGCTTCGTCACGGCGACGCTGGGGCCGCTGCTGGAGTACGACGCGCAGCGCGGCACGCATCTCGTGCGTACGCTCAGCGCCTATTTCGGGTCCGGGGGCAGTCTCATCCGCGCCAAGGACGAACTCCACGTGCACGTCAACACGGTGGTGCAGCGGCTGGACCGGGTGCAGGTGCTGCTGGGGCGGGACTGGAACGAGCCCGGGCGGGCGTTGGAGCTGCAACTCGCCTTGAGGTTGCATCTGTTGGCGGGCGGCCGGGAGCGGTAGAGGCCGTCCGGCCGCCCGGGGTGCGTTCCGGTGTCTCTGTCCTCAAGCGCCGGACGGGCCGGGGGCGCCGGACATGGTCAGCAAGTGGTGTGCGATCTCTCCGGCGCCCGCTTCTCCCGTCAGCAGCGTGTAGTGGTTGACGTCCCTTACCGGCACCGGTGTCACCTCCGTGCCCCCGAGGTCGGCCGCTGCCAGGCGCGTCTCGTCGTACAGGCCCTGCTCCTCGTTCATCAGGCCACGCTGTGCCCACAGCAGAGTCGCCGGAGCCGGCAGCTTCCGTACCGCCGTCAGCACCTCCTCGTCGAAGAGGCCGATGCCGTCGGTGCGTACCGCCTCGATCCGGCAGGTGGAGTGCATGGCGGGTTCGTCGCCGGTCAGGTCGCGCTGGATGTACGCATCCACCTCGGCCGACCACGCACCCGCGAACGCCGGGTGCGCCTGCCAGAAGGAGCGGTATGCGGTCCGGTCGGGGAAGGTCATCGAAAGCCGGTCCATGGCCGGCCCGATCACGGCGGTCATCAGCTCGTCCGGGGAGAGATGCGTGGGGGCGGGGAAGCCGATGCCGCCGTCGACCAGCAGCAGCGGCCCGAACCGTTCCGGGTGTCGTACGGCGGCCAGCGCCGTCACGAACGCGCCCATCGAATGACCGGCCAGCACCACGCGGTCCAGACCCAGGGCCTCGGTCAGGGCGGCGATGTCATCGGCGTGCGTGGCGATCCCGTACGGCCCCGGCAGGGCCGAACTCCCGGCCCTGCCACGCAGATCCGGGGCGATCAGGGTGATGCGGCCGTCCAGCAGCCCTGCCACCGGGCCCCAGGACAGCGCGTTGGCCGTGATGCCGTGCAGGGCGACGACGACCGGTGCGCCCGGCTCACGGGCCGGCCACCTCAGTACCGCCAACTCGCCCCCGGCCACGGGGACCTGTACCTCTTCGTAAGGAATCACGGGCGTCCGTTCTCCTTCCGGGCCTTTTCGGCCGGGAGCGTTTCGGGGGCGGCGGGACCGCGTCGTACCGCGGCCAGCCGGGACGGCAGCCGGGCCAGGCCGCCCGGCAGCAGGTGTACCACGGCCACGAACAGCACACCCAGCAGGAACAGCGGCTGGGAGAGCGGCACCCGCAGCACCGCGGGCAGATCGGCGACCGCGCCCGACCCGGCCAGATCGCCGAGCCGGTGATCGGCCCAGGTGTAGAGGATGCCGCCGACCATCGGACCCCAGCGGGTGCCCGATCCACCCAGCACCACCATCACCAACAGGGAGAGGGTGAAGTCCGAGGTGGTTGTCTGCGGCGTCGAGCCGCCGGTGAGCAGCAGGTGCACCAGACCGCCCAGCGCGGCCAGCGCGCCCGCCAGGACGAAGGCCGTCAGCTTGAAGCCGTACGGCTTCAACCCCAGTACCTCCACCCGGCGTTCGTTCTCCTTGATGCCCTCCCAGACCCGTCCGGTGGGGGAGCGGACCGCCCAGTGGACGACGGCGAGGGTGAGGACCAGGTAGGCGAGCGCCACCCAGTAGAGGTTCGCGGTGTGCTCGATGCCCACGAGCCCGGACGGCAGCAGATCCGCGGGGGCAGCCCGGCCCTCCTCGCCGCCGGTGAGACCACCGGGGTTGCGGGAGACCAGGATCGAGCCCGCCTGGGCGAAGGCCAGCGTCACCATGGAGAAGCCGATGCCGGTGACCCGTAGGCTCACCGACCCCAGGACCAGCGCGAGCGCGATCCCGGAGCAGAGGCCGAGCAGTGCGGACACGGCGAACGGGAGGCCCGCCTCCAGCAGGAACATGTTGGTGGCGTAGCTGCCCGCGGCGAAGTAGAGCGCATGCCCGAAGGAGAGCAGCCCGGTGCGGCCGAGCAGCAGGTCGTAGCCGGTTGCCAGCGCGCCGAACAGCAGGCAGGTGGCGAGCAGTTGGAGGCTGCCGGGGCTGCCGAGCGGGCCGTCCAGGAGTCCGGGCAGCGGCAGTGCGCTGTACGGCGCGATGGCGAGGATCAGCAGTGCGGCGGCGGGCCACCAGCGGCGCAGCAGCCGGGCGGTGTTCCCGGGGCCGGGTGCGACCGTGTGTTTTTCGCCGGTGCGGTCGTGTGTCTCGGTGACGGTGCTCACGCGAGCCTCCCGGTCAGTCCGCGCGGCCGCAGAAGCAGCAGCGCGGCGAGCAGGACGACGACGGCCAGGTCGCCGAGGCCCGCTGCGGTGTAGTAGTTGGCGAACTGCTGGACCAGGCCGATGACGGCGGATGCCACTGCGGCGCCGGTCACCGAGCCCATGCCCCCGGTGACCACCACGACGAACGCGAAGATCAGCAGCGAGGTGCCCTGGCGCGGGTCGACCGAGCCGAAGTACAGGCCGCCGAGCGCCCCGCCGAGCGCGGCGGCGCAGCCGCCGATCGCGAAGACGAGCGTGAACGCCTTCCGCACATCGATACCCAGGGCGGTGACCATCGCCCGGTCCTCGACGCCGGCCCGTACGACCAGACCGTGCCGGGTACGGCCGAGGAAGAGCCGCAGTGCGACGAGGACCACGACCGCCGCCGCGACCAGTACCAGCCGGTTGACCGGGACCTGGGCGCCGAGCAGCCCGAAGGTGCCGGACAGCGCCTTCGGCCCCGGGAAGGTCCGGGCGTCCGAGCCCCAGATGCCCGACAGCAGCGCCGGGACGGCGAGCCCCACCCCGACCGTGGCGAGCACCTGCTCGCGCGGCCGGGTGTAGAGCGGGCGGACGACGGCGAGTTCCAGCAGCACGGCGGCCGCGGTGCCCACCGCCGTACCGAACAGGACCGCGAGGACGAAGCCCGCTCCGCCCGGGCCGGCGCCGGGCAGATTGCCGGACGCCGCCCACCAGGTGCCGTACGCGCCGATGGAGAGCAGCGCCCCGTGCGCGAAGTTGAGTACGTCCATCAGGCCGAAGATCAGTGAGAGTCCCGATGCGATCAGGAAGTAGAGCGCCCCCAGACCGAGTCCGGTCATGGTGAGCAGAACGACGGTGGACATCAGGAATCCGCCTCCACGGAAGGTGCTTCGATGGCCGGGCCGTGCCCCACGCCCAGCAGGCGACGTGCCGCTTCCGCATCGCCCAGCAGCTCGGCGGCCGGTCCCTGATGGGCGGTCCGGCCGTCGGCGAGCACCGCACAGTGCTCGGCCAGGCGCCGCACGACGGCGAGGTTCTGCTCCACGAGCAGCACCGGCACCGCCTCGGCGGCCCGTTCCAGCACCTGGGCGACCTCGGTGACCACCTTCG
This region includes:
- a CDS encoding peptide ABC transporter substrate-binding protein translates to MFLAHTANSRRWALVAGAAVTAGALLTGCSGGGTSSSASGSSDTINYALPANFTPNWILPVGTAAHLNTNNSSISQSLWEPLIAYDGSTGKVGWNKDNSLATAADFAKDSKSVTITLGDRHWSDGKQITSRDVEFWFNLVKANKADWASYSPGKAPDNWTSLKVVDDTHFTITFDQAYNQQWMLANELSMIRPMPQHVWDKTSDSGSVSDLDRTAADAKKVWAYLNDAAKKISGYATDPLWKTVSGPYTIKSFSTAGKVQLTANAKYDGGGKANIKTVNLLPFTTTDAEENALRAGTVDYGYINATNLSQESSFTAKGYTVKPWSGWAITYMPYNFNNPAMGAVFKQLYARQAIQMSVDQTTLSKVVFNGTAVSTYGPIPQGQSSSFVSPEQKNNPYPFSTAKAKQLLTGHGWTEQNGTMVCTAPGTGDNQCGAGVDKGTKFRMQVLSQSGSTVTDNMMSALQSSFAKTGIDFTIKTAPVNSVLSQAGQCKADQDSCKWQLSFFGTAGSWYFPAYPSGDSLFATGGGSNFGSYSNPAVDKLVTQTTTSSSDEAVQKYSAALAKDLPVIWLPEPDYQVSVVKKSLGGFAQDSLANFHPAMWKWTTK
- a CDS encoding ROK family transcriptional regulator, producing MTEISAWDRRAAKGTPALAARVLELVASGQASSRAELAGLLGAAASTISLTVAHLVERGLIAEEGTQSSTGGRPRKVLRLGSNDEFAVAADLGGRHARIGVVLPGGGLTDVSTVPFVIADGPEAALPRLAETLEALAEQRGRGRLRGVGLSLPGPVDIASGSVVLPSRMPGWNRFPVTAWLEERFGVPAAVDNDANCMAIGEHTVRPAEHRQTIMVKIGSAIGAGVIVDGRLYRGGTGAAGDITHIRIDAGADIPCSCGNTGCLETVASGAALVRILRERGADVSSPEDVARLAIDADPLATRAVRRAGDYLGQVLAANVNFFNPDAVYLGGILSTLEPFVAAVRSQLYESCHPLVTEHLTIERASLGADAGLVGAGQFALQRALTRALSEVGAADQFRAPAPRHV
- a CDS encoding M81 family metallopeptidase, with the translated sequence MSQSRTAAARPVIAIAGLGIESSTFSPARTQAPAFHPSRGAEVLDRYPFLAPGEELREAADWHGALVGKSLPGGTVTAAAWAELTDELIERLAALPRPDGLWYDIHGAMTVEGIDDAEAVLLERIRATVGPDVIISTSMDLHGNVSRELAHGSDLITCYRMAPHEDHMETKERAVRNLVDLLASGAPRPVKAWVPVPVLLAGEQTSTRIEPARSVYAAVDEVEAMDGVIDAAIWVGYAWADEPRNRAVVVVTGTDRAAVSAGAERLAQGFWKARDDFDFVAPTGTFDGILDEALDSDQRPYFISDTGDNPTAGGAGDMTWGLTRLLARPEFQKDDGPTVIYASVPGPAAVETAVAAGVGATVTVTAGAEVDDRHAGPVTLTGTVHAIRHGDRDARTEVVIRVGSVYAILTGLRKPYHHEHDFTDLDLDPRGADIVIVKIGYLEPELFDMSVGWKMALTPGGVDQDLVRLGHHRIRRPMFPFDREMADPDLSARIISASDQPLTGDDE
- a CDS encoding copper homeostasis protein CutC, with protein sequence MTARPALEIAVTSPAGARTAREHGADRVELCVALELGGLTPSAALVEAVAAEGLPVQVLVRCRPGDFVHDAEEIALMAAEVRSVIASGASGVVIGALTVDGTLDTVAVARLAEAARAPGCPVDITLHRAIDQSADPVATAALLPSLGLTRVLTSGGAPAAADGLATIAAMAAAAPGVQVMAGGGVRPADIPALTSVGVAAVHLSAKARALPRRGGKWIPLGAGGASAEQDTHFVTDPEVVAEARRAVEAAG
- a CDS encoding 3-hydroxybutyrate dehydrogenase; this encodes METPQSPDRGPAPQAAPPTVPPPAAGPSPSPADRFLTGRTALVTGAASGIGRACAQALAAAGAHVHVVDKAADAAKDLAEAIGGTAWVVDLSVPDAVDTLPADADIVVNNAGLQHVAPVHEFPPDRFALIQRVMAEAPFRILRRTLPGMYERGWGRVVNISSVHGLRASPYKSAYVMAKHALEGLSKVVALEAAEHGVTSNCVSPGYVRTPLVENQIADQARTHGITEEEVVGRVMLERSAIKRLIEPDDVAEAVLWLCGPRTGHITGTSLSMDGGWTAN
- a CDS encoding helix-turn-helix domain-containing protein, translated to MSEPSASAAPHLRRLLDLLADDAPAEALGAVSSQARAAGVPAGDLAEVERATATALRIRGALRQHRRRELQLTALFDTAGDLAASRDLDDVLNAIVRRARMLLGTDTAYLTLPDEEAGDTYMRVTDGSVSVPFQRLRLELGEGLGGLVAQTASPYATPDYRTDDRFHHTRNIDSAVLDDGLVAILGVPLLLGSSRGGTGKVIGVLFAADRAPRVFSPDEVALLCSLAAHAAIAIDTARALADTRSALDELAETNAELAEANAAVRAHSAAMRRAEESHDRLTDLVLRGRDVKDVAAAVAGLLDSPLTIHDPGGRPLAAVRPDGADFAADSMDAGWLAETAEESRTGARAVHRDGRWICAVLAGRELLAGLVLHRREQLDDSDRRLFERASVVTGLLLLLRRTVAETENRIRGELITDLLTEADRDPAGLAERGRRLGIDLDRPHLLLVAEGGARERLAPAAMRYLFGGDIHGVSAEHAGNVVLLIEADDPGPAAGAAARAAAAQLGQLIQAPVTVAATGPARGARELASAYGEAARCLRAMRVLGRAGEGACVDELGFLGVVLGNAQDVDGFVTATLGPLLEYDAQRGTHLVRTLSAYFGSGGSLIRAKDELHVHVNTVVQRLDRVQVLLGRDWNEPGRALELQLALRLHLLAGGRER